One window of Enterobacter sp. RHBSTW-00175 genomic DNA carries:
- the entS gene encoding enterobactin transporter EntS, producing MTQKSWLLNLSLLKTHPAFRAVFIARFISILSLGLLGVAVPVQIQAMTHSSWLVGLSVTLTGGAMFIGLMVGGVLADRYERKKLILLARGTCGVGFIGLCLNAMLPEPSLIAIYALGLWDGFFASIGVTALLAATPALVGRENLMQAGAITMLTVRLGSVISPMVGGLLLATGNVAWNYGLAAAGTFITTLTLLRLPVLPPPPQQREHPLKSLMAAIRFLFSNPLIGGIALLGGLLTMASAVRVLYPALAGEWQMSASEIGVLYAAIPLGAAFGALTSGNLAQSARPGLIMLVATLASFIAIGFFSLMPVWALGVMCLVIFGWLSAVSSLLQYTLIQTQTPEGMLGRINGLWTAQNVTGDAIGAAILGGLGAMLTPMASASSSGFVLAVVGGILLMGLAELRRFRQEGEGSCRSGKA from the coding sequence ATGACCCAAAAATCCTGGCTGCTCAACCTCAGCCTGCTCAAAACACATCCGGCGTTTCGCGCCGTCTTTATCGCCCGTTTTATCTCTATTTTATCCCTCGGCCTGCTCGGCGTGGCCGTGCCGGTACAAATCCAGGCGATGACGCACTCCAGCTGGCTGGTGGGGCTTTCCGTCACCTTAACCGGCGGGGCGATGTTTATTGGCCTGATGGTCGGCGGAGTGCTGGCAGACCGTTACGAGCGTAAAAAGCTGATCCTGCTGGCGCGCGGTACCTGTGGGGTGGGGTTTATCGGGTTGTGTCTGAATGCCATGCTGCCGGAGCCGTCGCTGATTGCGATTTACGCGCTGGGGCTGTGGGACGGCTTTTTTGCCTCCATCGGGGTGACGGCTCTGCTGGCGGCAACGCCTGCGCTGGTCGGGCGTGAAAACCTGATGCAGGCGGGGGCGATCACCATGTTGACCGTGCGTCTGGGCTCGGTGATTTCGCCGATGGTGGGGGGCCTGCTGCTGGCAACGGGCAACGTGGCGTGGAACTACGGCCTGGCGGCGGCAGGGACGTTTATCACCACCTTAACGTTGCTGCGTTTACCGGTTCTGCCGCCTCCACCACAGCAGCGTGAGCACCCGCTGAAATCACTGATGGCAGCGATCCGTTTTCTGTTCAGCAATCCGCTGATTGGCGGCATCGCCCTGCTGGGCGGTTTGCTGACGATGGCGAGCGCCGTGCGCGTGCTCTACCCGGCGCTGGCAGGCGAGTGGCAGATGAGTGCCTCCGAGATTGGCGTGCTGTATGCGGCTATCCCGCTGGGTGCGGCGTTTGGCGCACTGACCAGTGGTAACCTGGCGCAGAGCGCGCGCCCGGGGCTGATTATGCTGGTGGCAACACTGGCTTCGTTTATCGCAATTGGCTTCTTCAGCCTGATGCCGGTGTGGGCGCTGGGCGTGATGTGTCTGGTTATCTTTGGCTGGTTGAGTGCTGTCAGCTCGCTGTTGCAGTACACCCTTATCCAGACGCAGACCCCGGAAGGGATGCTGGGGCGGATTAACGGCCTGTGGACGGCGCAGAACGTCACGGGTGATGCCATTGGCGCGGCGATCCTCGGCGGGCTTGGCGCAATGTTGACCCCAATGGCATCGGCGAGCAGCAGCGGTTTTGTGTTGGCTGTTGTTGGCGGGATCCTGTTAATGGGATTAGCAGAATTGCGCCGGTTCAGGCAGGAGGGGGAAGGATCCTGTAGGTCGGGTAAGGCGTAG
- the fepB gene encoding Fe2+-enterobactin ABC transporter substrate-binding protein codes for MKLPAVYRNALLLTGLFVLGLTSATAADWPRQVTDSHGIHTLESKPTRIVSTSVTLTGSLLAIDAPVIASGATTPNNRVADVQGFLRQWGDIAKQRKLTRLYIGEPSAEAVAAQMPDLILISATGGDSALALYEQLSAIAPTLVINYDDKSWQELLTQLGTITGQEKQAAARIAEFDKQLALVKQQMKLPPQPVNAIVYTAAAHSANLWTAESAQGKLLHQLGFALAQLPAGLQTSKSQGKRHDIIQLGGENLATGLNGEGLFLFAGDQKDVDAIYANPLLAHLPAVQNKRVWALGTETFRLDYYSAMLVLQRLNSIFK; via the coding sequence GTGAAACTCCCTGCCGTTTACCGTAATGCCCTTCTTTTAACAGGACTTTTTGTTTTAGGACTTACCTCAGCCACCGCCGCCGACTGGCCACGCCAGGTGACCGACAGCCACGGCATTCACACGCTTGAAAGCAAACCCACCCGCATTGTTTCAACCAGCGTGACCCTGACCGGCTCTCTGCTGGCGATTGATGCGCCGGTCATCGCCAGCGGTGCGACCACGCCAAATAATCGGGTGGCGGATGTCCAGGGTTTTTTGCGTCAGTGGGGGGATATCGCGAAACAGCGTAAGCTCACGCGTTTGTATATTGGCGAGCCAAGCGCCGAAGCCGTTGCCGCTCAGATGCCGGACCTGATCCTGATTAGCGCCACGGGCGGTGATTCTGCCCTCGCCCTCTATGAACAGCTTTCTGCCATCGCGCCAACGCTTGTCATCAACTACGACGACAAAAGCTGGCAGGAACTGCTGACACAACTCGGCACCATTACCGGGCAGGAAAAACAGGCTGCGGCCCGCATTGCGGAATTTGATAAACAGCTCGCCCTGGTGAAACAGCAGATGAAGCTGCCGCCGCAGCCGGTGAATGCCATTGTCTATACCGCCGCCGCGCACAGCGCAAACCTGTGGACGGCTGAATCGGCGCAGGGCAAGTTGCTGCATCAACTGGGCTTTGCCCTTGCACAATTGCCTGCCGGATTGCAGACCTCAAAAAGTCAGGGCAAGCGCCACGACATCATTCAGTTAGGCGGTGAAAATCTGGCAACCGGGCTGAACGGCGAAGGCCTGTTCCTGTTTGCCGGTGACCAGAAAGATGTGGATGCGATTTATGCCAATCCACTTCTGGCACACCTGCCAGCGGTGCAGAATAAACGCGTCTGGGCATTAGGCACGGAGACGTTCCGTCTGGATTATTACAGCGCGATGTTAGTCTTGCAGCGTTTGAATTCAATTTTCAAATAA
- the entC gene encoding isochorismate synthase EntC has protein sequence MDTSLAEDIQHTATTLQSDSFFFMSPYRSFTTSGCFTRISESAVGGDDPAGAFQQKVAQAFQKAKTSGIAHPIMVGAIPFDTREPSSLFIPQSWQAFSRPARQQSSRYFSDAQALTVNTRTEIPQQPVFEQMVARAAALTATPQVNKVVLSRLIDISTEEKIDSGALLERLIAQNPASFNFHVPLEDGGVLLGASPELLLRKDGAHFSSLPLAGSARRQPDDVLDREAGNKLLASEKDRHEHDLVTQAMKTILMPRSHHLSMPASPQLITTPTLWHLATPVEGEARENENALTLACLLHPTPALSGFPHQAAKQLIAELEPFDRQLFGGIVGWCDCEGNGEWVVTIRCARIHDKTVRLFAGAGIVPASSPVGEWRETGVKLSTMLNVFGLH, from the coding sequence ATGGATACGTCATTGGCTGAGGACATCCAGCACACCGCGACCACGCTGCAATCAGACAGCTTTTTCTTTATGTCGCCTTATCGCAGTTTTACCACGTCAGGCTGTTTTACCCGCATATCTGAATCCGCCGTCGGCGGTGATGATCCGGCAGGTGCCTTCCAGCAAAAAGTCGCCCAGGCTTTCCAGAAAGCGAAAACCAGCGGAATTGCTCACCCGATCATGGTGGGGGCTATCCCGTTTGATACGCGCGAACCGTCGTCCCTGTTTATTCCGCAAAGCTGGCAGGCCTTCTCTCGCCCGGCGCGTCAGCAGTCTTCCCGTTATTTCTCTGACGCTCAGGCCCTGACAGTAAACACCCGCACTGAAATTCCACAGCAGCCGGTCTTTGAACAGATGGTTGCGCGCGCGGCTGCGCTGACCGCCACGCCACAGGTGAACAAGGTGGTGCTGTCTCGACTGATTGATATCTCAACCGAAGAGAAAATTGACAGCGGCGCGTTGCTGGAACGGCTCATTGCGCAGAACCCGGCCAGCTTTAACTTCCACGTCCCGCTGGAAGATGGCGGCGTGTTGCTGGGCGCGAGCCCTGAACTGCTGCTGCGCAAAGACGGCGCGCACTTTAGCTCGCTGCCGCTGGCAGGTTCGGCGCGTCGTCAGCCAGATGATGTGCTGGACAGAGAAGCAGGTAACAAGCTGCTGGCCTCGGAAAAAGACCGCCACGAGCACGACCTGGTGACCCAGGCGATGAAAACCATTCTGATGCCACGCAGCCACCATCTGAGTATGCCGGCATCTCCGCAGCTCATCACGACCCCGACGCTGTGGCATCTGGCCACGCCGGTGGAAGGGGAAGCGCGTGAAAACGAAAACGCACTGACGCTGGCGTGTTTGCTGCACCCGACGCCTGCATTAAGTGGTTTCCCGCATCAGGCGGCAAAACAGCTGATCGCGGAGCTGGAGCCGTTCGACCGCCAACTGTTTGGCGGCATCGTGGGCTGGTGTGACTGCGAAGGTAACGGCGAGTGGGTGGTGACCATCCGCTGCGCACGCATTCACGACAAGACCGTTCGCCTGTTTGCCGGGGCGGGCATTGTTCCTGCCTCATCACCGGTGGGCGAATGGCGTGAAACCGGAGTGAAGCTCTCCACCATGCTGAACGTTTTTGGTTTGCACTAA